In the genome of Fructilactobacillus hinvesii, the window TCAATCCGACCATTCATCCGGTCAAACACAGTCCCGGTGTAGTCCAAGTCCCCAAAGACAATCGGTTCTGCATTCTTCGGTAATTTCGTAAACAACGAGTTCCCGTCTTTGTCTTTAAACAAGGAATCTTCAACTGCTTTAATTTCTTTGCCACGGAAGCGGTAAATGTCAGGGTTCGTAACATCCGGTTCAATCATGTATTCACCCTTGGCATTCTTAACCTTAGCCAGTTTAGTGAACCCAGTGTTAGTGGTGTAAATCTTAGCATTCGGGCTTGTAGCAACCGCTCCATCAAGCACTGAACCAGGCATAATCAAATCAATAACGTCATCCAACTTGCTAATTTTGATGGTGGATTTTGGTGCTTTGATTTGGTTCCCATTTTTGTCAGTGATGTCAACAAACAATTGGTTCAACGCTCTTAAGCAAGCTTGTGACCGACCGAGAACTTGAGACAATCCAATCCACTTAATCACGTAAGCTTGCAAATTTTCTGCAGAATCATTCAGCAGGTTATTAGTAAGCTTCGTAGCAGTTGCGTAAGTGTGGATTGAGTAAGCCAACGTTTTCAGATTGTCAATATCTTGTAGCGTGATGGATTCCCCATCGGTTAAGTCCTGCATTGGAATTAAGTTAGCGTCGGTTTGCACAACCCGGCTACCAGTTAAGGTTCCAACTGCTTCTTGGTGGAATTCTTGAGAAAAGTCAGTCCGTTGTTTCCGGATTTCGTTGATGGCCGTTTGCTGGTCAACCGGGATTGTAACTGTGAATGAGTCATCATCAGTTTCTTTGGCCACGTTCACAATTTGGCCAAAGTTCTTTCTGGCCAAGTTGTAAATATCGTTTCCAAAAATTGCTTTAGAATTGTCGCTTGGTTTACCAGGAGTTCCCTTTTTGTCATCCACCGGAATTTTTTGGTCATCAGTCAATGACTTTTGGGCTTTTTCGTAGTCACTTTGAGCAATGTCTACTTTAGCTTGCAAGGAAGCTACTTTGTCAGCAGCTGCTTTCAGATCTTTCACTGATGCATCCGCTTGGTTCATTAATTCTTCTTTAGCTTTGTAAGCATCGGTTAATTTATTACTTAAATCTGTAAGCTTTTTTTGGGCATCATTAACGTTTAGCCCTGGTACTTTAAAGTTAGTTGGCATTATTAATCTCCTTTAGTTTTTTAGCATTTGCGAGATAAATTTCTCGTTGTGTTTTGACGTGCTTCTTTACGTCAGTAGGTTTAGGTTCGTCAGCTGGTTGGCCTTTTGCTTCAAAATCCTGGAAGGCTTTAAACTTTGCTAACTGATCCGGGCCTGGCAGTTTTAAATTGGAAGCTTGTTTGGTCATGGCCGTAATCTGGAACTTGTCAGCAAAATTAGTAATGGACGTCCCAGCCTTGCTAGACGGTTCGTAAATCACTTTGTCGGCAAAGCCCATATCCACTGCATCAGTTGACGAAATCCAGGTTTCCTGGGCCATCATGTTCAGAATCTTGCCTTTATCCATCCCCGTTTTTCGGGAATAGACATTGGCTAGTTCTTCATCGGTTTGGCTTAATACTGAGGATGCAAAATTCATGTCATCCGCATTGCCAGCAATGCCGGCACTAGCTTTGTGAATCATGATTTTGGCTAGCGGCGCAATGTTGACTTCGTCAGCGGCCATAGCAATAAAAGAGGCAGCCGAAGCTGCCAATCCAGTAATATTTGCAATGATGTTGTTGCTATTTTGTTCAGCACATTTACGCAATGCTGAATAGATATCGGAAGCCGCATTAACGTCCCCACCAGGTGAGTTAATTTCCAGTACGATATCGTCCCCCGCAAACGTGCTATTCAAAGCATTATTTACGTTAGAAAAACCGGTATAAGTACTGGGATCAATCCCCAGCCACGAGTACATCGACTCCTGGTCAGCAGAAAGTACTGGCCCCTTAATTTGAATTGTTGTCGCCATTGTTCTCACCCCCTTTCATGGCATCAGCCATTAGATCATCAGCTACGAAACCAATTGCATTTAGCATCTTCACTGCCGTTTGACCATCAATGGCACCTTTGGACGTTAAGTTCGCAATCGTTTCAGCATACTTACGGCCGTCCGGATCCGTCACAGACCGCAAATCTAAATCAACATCGGTTTGCAGTTTGAATTTCAGTTCGCTAATAATCTGGTTCTTAAACCGGTTCAGTGCGCGTGAATAAATATCTGCTTCCATGTCCACCGAACTTTGCTGATCTCCAGTACCTCCAAACAACGAAGGTGGTACCCCGTAAACCTTGCAGAACTGATCAGTCGTCCAATCCGTTTGCTTTAACAGATTGGCCACGTCTGACTTCAATTCAACTGGAGTAAAGTCTTCCAGATCATCAACAACTACTAATCCGGTCTCACGCATTTCCCGGGATAACTTACGGGCCCGCAGTAGCTTTTCTTTTTCGTTCAGCAGTCCCTCTTTGTTTTCCTTTACAACCCCATGAACCGAGTTACCTTGATCCAGGGCCCGCTGCGTCAAAGCATTCGATTTTTGCTGAATAGTCATTTCTTCCTTTAATGACAGCAGCGGAGAAATCCCCGTGAGCCCCCCATTGTTAGAAACGAGTTTTAAATGAATCATGTCGTTCATTGAGACGTTATGCATCGTCCCCAAAGACGGTTCATCAAAAGTGATGTTGTAAACGAGTCCTGAGGCATCCGCTAAGACAAACGTAGTTACTTGCGTTTGCCGTAACGGGATCCATTGAAAATCCTGCTGATTGCTAGAACGTTGTCGGTAAGCAAACGATTCTCCGTTGGTCAGTAAGTTCATAAACATGGACTGCCAAAAGGAAGCCCCCGATGTTAACTTGGAGGGGTTTTGCAACAAGGCCTGTGTCTGTGGCCTATTCGGTACAACGAATTTTCCAGAACAAAGGTCATTAGTGATGTAACTCAAAATGGCAAACAGACTAGAGTTTTTTAGATAATCAGTGCTTGGTACTGTGGCATCGTCAAACAGCCCTAAATCCGGGTTCAAAAAATTACGCGGGTCTTCCGGAACGTTAGGTTGTGGAGTGGTTACTCCTTTAAATAAATTAGAAAGGTTGAGTAAACCCATTTAATTCACCCCCTTTCACTCCTTTTTGGTGGGCCGTTTGAAATTGGCACAGACGTTAATGACGACGCCCCACACCACACAAATGAACCCCGTGGTTAAAAAGCCGACTAACGTGCCAAAATAGAAACCTGAGAGTATAAAAAAAGCACTTCCAACTAGTAGAAGTGCTACATCAATGTTTTCAATTAATAGTCGTAAGATTTTTTTCATGTTGTCTCCTAAAAGAATCCGTTGTCCGGATCATCAATAAACTTGCGTAAGTCCTGGACAGACATCCGGTCTACAATTGTTTTCTTGGCCACACCCTTGGCATCAAAATCATCGAACGCAAACATGGCCGAATAAAATGCGTTAACCAAGGCATCATCCACGTCGATTTTTAGCGTCCCAGCATTTTTATCGACCTGAATCCCGACTTTGTCTTCATAAATGACGGCATTAGATAGGGCTTTGATGAGAACTTCATCATTCGGCATTACAATCTGTTCGTGGATAAAAGCATCCTGGATAAATTTCGTTGGATCTTTTAAAAATTGCGTTCGTTGACTAACCGGAACTAACGGGAACTTCGCGTTATCTTCCAGCAGCTGAATCACCTTATCGACACCCATAGCATCGTAGCCAAAGAACTCAACTTGCAGATCGTTCTCCTGGATAAAATTCAATAGCCAGCTGTAAACCTGGTCTTTGTTGATGGTCCCCTTAATGTCGCTGGTGATCGTGCAAAATTCCGGTGCTAGCTTACGGTATTCAATCCCATCGATTTTTTCTTTTGCTTCAATGCTGCCGGCTGCATGCCAGGGAATGAAGCTGTGTTGTGTGATGTACCACTTTTGTTGGCCATCATCCGTTTCAAACGGATAAACAAAGGCCAAAGACGTGTTATCAGACGATAAAGAAAAATCCATGCCGACGTACACTCGTCGTCCATGGATATCAAACGGTTTGTTGCTAACAGCATTGTTAATCTCCGGAAGTTTCAGGAATGACTTATCACTGGATTGGCTCCAGATGTTCATTGACTTGGCCTGATAATCAGCGGCCTTGTTATTAAAGACAGCATCATCACGGCCGGAAATCAATCCGGACAAAGCCACGTCGTGAACCTCCGGAAGTCCTAAGAGCGGATTACTTTTTTCCCAACATCGATAACCAAGGTCTGAAACTTCTTCCGGATAGATTTCTTCCGTGCTATCCTGCTGCCACAACAAGCACAGCTGGTCATCTAGCTCACGTTCATCATCCTTCTCCATGACTTCAATCAAGCCATCTTGTTCAGCATGAAACGGAACCGTTGGATCCTGGTAGCAGGTACTAATTTCTACTAGCATGTGATCCGGAACTTTGGATTGTCCGGAGGTAATTTTGCTAATCCCTTCGAAGTTTTTGAGTTCCCCGATTTCATCAGCGACCGCCAAAACAAAGTGGTGACTATCAAACCGGCCAGACTCCTGGGAAATTGGAATGATCTTGTTGTTGTATTTGGTTTGAATAATGGTTCTGGATTGAATCTTTAAACCAACTTCATCTGCCCATTCTTTAAACTCCGGAATTGTAATTAGTTTCCGGAGCATGATTTTGACGTAGCCAAACAGCTTCATCGATTGATCAAAGTTGTTCGCTGATGCCAAAATCTCCTGGTTATATTTATCGGCCGCCACAAAGATAAAGTCGTAACAAATTTGTATGGCCATTAAATAAGTCTTCCCTTGATCACGGGCAATAGAGTAAACGGTCTTTACGAATCTCCTGGTATGCGTTGATTTTCGTTCCCAGCCGTTCA includes:
- a CDS encoding phage portal protein; this encodes MGLLNLSNLFKGVTTPQPNVPEDPRNFLNPDLGLFDDATVPSTDYLKNSSLFAILSYITNDLCSGKFVVPNRPQTQALLQNPSKLTSGASFWQSMFMNLLTNGESFAYRQRSSNQQDFQWIPLRQTQVTTFVLADASGLVYNITFDEPSLGTMHNVSMNDMIHLKLVSNNGGLTGISPLLSLKEEMTIQQKSNALTQRALDQGNSVHGVVKENKEGLLNEKEKLLRARKLSREMRETGLVVVDDLEDFTPVELKSDVANLLKQTDWTTDQFCKVYGVPPSLFGGTGDQQSSVDMEADIYSRALNRFKNQIISELKFKLQTDVDLDLRSVTDPDGRKYAETIANLTSKGAIDGQTAVKMLNAIGFVADDLMADAMKGGENNGDNNSN
- a CDS encoding terminase TerL endonuclease subunit, with product MVDLTQSHDVIGAYQDNDYSAIRSKYKDAAVQYAFDVLDEKQIAGYHIRLACFRFLQDLKRQDDPDFPFVYNNDKASWINNFAALCPEATSGNPMKLMNWQKFTFAQMNGWERKSTHTRRFVKTVYSIARDQGKTYLMAIQICYDFIFVAADKYNQEILASANNFDQSMKLFGYVKIMLRKLITIPEFKEWADEVGLKIQSRTIIQTKYNNKIIPISQESGRFDSHHFVLAVADEIGELKNFEGISKITSGQSKVPDHMLVEISTCYQDPTVPFHAEQDGLIEVMEKDDERELDDQLCLLWQQDSTEEIYPEEVSDLGYRCWEKSNPLLGLPEVHDVALSGLISGRDDAVFNNKAADYQAKSMNIWSQSSDKSFLKLPEINNAVSNKPFDIHGRRVYVGMDFSLSSDNTSLAFVYPFETDDGQQKWYITQHSFIPWHAAGSIEAKEKIDGIEYRKLAPEFCTITSDIKGTINKDQVYSWLLNFIQENDLQVEFFGYDAMGVDKVIQLLEDNAKFPLVPVSQRTQFLKDPTKFIQDAFIHEQIVMPNDEVLIKALSNAVIYEDKVGIQVDKNAGTLKIDVDDALVNAFYSAMFAFDDFDAKGVAKKTIVDRMSVQDLRKFIDDPDNGFF
- a CDS encoding head maturation protease, ClpP-related, with protein sequence MATTIQIKGPVLSADQESMYSWLGIDPSTYTGFSNVNNALNSTFAGDDIVLEINSPGGDVNAASDIYSALRKCAEQNSNNIIANITGLAASAASFIAMAADEVNIAPLAKIMIHKASAGIAGNADDMNFASSVLSQTDEELANVYSRKTGMDKGKILNMMAQETWISSTDAVDMGFADKVIYEPSSKAGTSITNFADKFQITAMTKQASNLKLPGPDQLAKFKAFQDFEAKGQPADEPKPTDVKKHVKTQREIYLANAKKLKEINNAN
- a CDS encoding phage major capsid protein; amino-acid sequence: MPTNFKVPGLNVNDAQKKLTDLSNKLTDAYKAKEELMNQADASVKDLKAAADKVASLQAKVDIAQSDYEKAQKSLTDDQKIPVDDKKGTPGKPSDNSKAIFGNDIYNLARKNFGQIVNVAKETDDDSFTVTIPVDQQTAINEIRKQRTDFSQEFHQEAVGTLTGSRVVQTDANLIPMQDLTDGESITLQDIDNLKTLAYSIHTYATATKLTNNLLNDSAENLQAYVIKWIGLSQVLGRSQACLRALNQLFVDITDKNGNQIKAPKSTIKISKLDDVIDLIMPGSVLDGAVATSPNAKIYTTNTGFTKLAKVKNAKGEYMIEPDVTNPDIYRFRGKEIKAVEDSLFKDKDGNSLFTKLPKNAEPIVFGDLDYTGTVFDRMNGRIDLDPSLAFLENANVIRFLDRFDSKVMQPDGFALGYFNNIADSVPMISTDTTTQADDSSKSTGSK